In one Deltaproteobacteria bacterium genomic region, the following are encoded:
- a CDS encoding peptidoglycan-binding protein — protein sequence MACRFLAVLVLLVACSGCSKQDVEARGRDAAVKIKASIPDVESIALEQKASAADIKAVQEQLARLNEYQGDADGKIDSVTVNAIEAFQRTQGLKANGLLTDDTKKHLQEAAAHAKPVAPAKAVTNADG from the coding sequence ATGGCGTGTCGATTTTTAGCAGTGTTGGTCCTTCTCGTGGCGTGCAGCGGTTGCAGCAAACAGGATGTCGAAGCGCGCGGGCGCGACGCAGCGGTGAAGATCAAGGCATCGATCCCCGATGTCGAGTCGATTGCGCTGGAGCAGAAGGCAAGTGCTGCGGACATCAAGGCGGTGCAAGAGCAGCTCGCTCGGCTCAACGAGTATCAAGGCGACGCCGACGGCAAGATCGATTCGGTCACCGTCAATGCGATCGAGGCGTTTCAGCGAACCCAGGGGCTGAAGGCCAACGGACTGCTGACGGACGACACCAAGAAGCACCTGCAGGAAGCCGCCGCGCACGCGAAACCGGTCGCGCCCGCAAAAGCGGTCACCAACGCAGACGGATAG
- a CDS encoding amidohydrolase family protein yields the protein MTIRPILILAVVASVAVATGCSATKRGPSADTIYTGGDIITINDAQPTVEAVAVKDGKILSIGARSQIDSAHKGATTTVVDLAGKTLLPGFLDPHSHYFSALSVANQVNVFAPPAGPGKDIPSIVAEIKKFRDEQKVHKGELIQAYGYDDNAMPNGVGLTRDDLDLDFADNPVLVGHVSMHGAVLNSAAMKQYGISAKTKTPPGGIILRKAGSNEPAGLLMETAFLPIFASLPKPNAEQEVAWSRAGQMLYAAAGITTAQEGATHASELALMQRAAAAGANSIDVVAYPFVTDFDAVIEKNPVNTWGKYVNRVKLGGAKITLDGSIQGKTACFTTPYLTGGPGGEKNWKGEPGFPEDYVKAFVKKVYDFGLPLNAHANGDAAIDMLLRAHEYAAAGDLSKQRHVTVIHSQMVRPDQLDKYVAYKMTPSFFTEHAYYFADTHLLNRGKEQTFFLSPMRAAIDKGLRPTNHTDFVVTPLDQMLVIWTAVNRISRNGVVIGPDQRITPMEALKAITINVANQYGEEQSKGSLEPGKLADLVILDKNPLTVDPMTIKDIKVVETIKEGKTIYKAKRASLPARRVEDSMKIFIAGGTGAIGRVLMPLLASAGHKVVALTRSADRASQLERMGAVAVVGDVYDPVRLAALVVEAEPEVVIHQLTAFGAKDADPLAETIRVRTEGTRNLVSAAHAAGARRFIAQSISFICSPGGSGLTDEDTPLYLDAPPAIRPLAEAIASLERQTLEANGMAAIVLRYGWFYGPGTNYDPEAAIPRAIRMGKMPIVGAGAGTYSFINLHDAAAATVKALTHDGQGIYNIVDDSPARLSEWLPFAAKLLDAPAPTHMDEALARQKLGDMLVYIMNEQRGASNAKAKRELQWEPRIRSWREGFSSIYAASRC from the coding sequence ATGACAATCAGACCGATCCTGATCCTAGCGGTTGTGGCAAGCGTGGCAGTTGCCACAGGGTGCAGCGCAACTAAACGCGGCCCGTCTGCAGACACGATCTACACGGGTGGCGACATCATCACCATCAACGACGCCCAGCCTACAGTGGAGGCGGTTGCGGTGAAGGACGGCAAGATTCTCTCCATCGGTGCGCGCAGCCAGATTGACAGCGCGCACAAAGGAGCGACCACGACCGTCGTCGACCTTGCCGGCAAGACCTTGCTGCCTGGCTTCCTCGACCCTCACAGCCACTACTTCAGCGCGCTCTCCGTGGCCAATCAGGTCAACGTCTTCGCGCCGCCGGCCGGACCCGGCAAGGACATTCCCAGCATCGTTGCCGAGATCAAGAAATTCCGCGACGAGCAGAAGGTCCACAAGGGCGAGTTGATTCAAGCCTACGGCTACGATGACAACGCGATGCCGAACGGGGTTGGGCTGACTCGCGATGATCTCGATCTCGACTTCGCGGACAATCCCGTGCTGGTGGGGCATGTGTCGATGCACGGTGCCGTCCTGAACTCGGCGGCGATGAAGCAGTACGGGATTTCCGCAAAGACCAAGACCCCGCCGGGCGGAATCATTCTTCGCAAAGCGGGTTCCAACGAACCGGCGGGCTTGCTGATGGAGACGGCCTTCCTGCCGATCTTTGCTTCACTGCCCAAGCCGAACGCCGAGCAGGAAGTCGCGTGGAGTCGTGCCGGCCAGATGCTCTACGCCGCAGCCGGCATCACTACCGCGCAAGAGGGCGCCACGCACGCGTCGGAGCTTGCGCTGATGCAGCGCGCCGCCGCCGCGGGTGCCAACAGCATCGATGTGGTGGCCTACCCGTTCGTCACCGACTTCGATGCGGTGATCGAGAAGAACCCGGTCAACACGTGGGGCAAGTACGTCAACCGCGTGAAGCTCGGCGGCGCCAAGATCACCCTCGACGGTTCGATCCAGGGCAAGACCGCCTGCTTCACCACGCCGTACCTGACCGGCGGCCCGGGTGGTGAGAAGAACTGGAAAGGCGAGCCCGGATTCCCCGAGGACTACGTGAAGGCCTTCGTCAAGAAGGTCTACGACTTCGGTCTGCCTCTGAACGCTCACGCCAATGGCGATGCCGCGATCGACATGCTCTTGCGGGCGCACGAGTACGCCGCGGCCGGTGATCTCTCCAAGCAGCGCCACGTCACCGTCATCCACTCGCAAATGGTCCGGCCCGACCAGTTGGACAAGTACGTCGCCTACAAGATGACGCCGTCGTTCTTCACCGAACACGCGTACTACTTCGCCGATACGCACCTCCTGAACCGCGGCAAGGAGCAGACGTTCTTCCTCAGCCCGATGCGGGCCGCCATCGACAAGGGACTGCGGCCCACCAATCACACCGACTTCGTCGTTACGCCGCTCGATCAGATGCTCGTGATCTGGACGGCAGTCAATCGGATCTCGCGAAACGGCGTGGTCATCGGGCCGGATCAGCGGATCACGCCGATGGAAGCGTTGAAGGCGATCACCATCAACGTGGCGAACCAATACGGTGAGGAACAGTCCAAAGGTTCGCTGGAGCCCGGCAAGCTCGCCGATCTCGTGATTCTCGACAAGAATCCGCTGACGGTAGATCCCATGACGATCAAGGACATCAAGGTCGTCGAGACGATCAAGGAAGGAAAGACGATCTACAAGGCCAAGCGAGCATCATTACCTGCGCGGAGGGTTGAAGATTCGATGAAGATATTCATCGCTGGCGGTACAGGTGCTATCGGGCGCGTACTCATGCCATTGCTCGCGAGCGCAGGGCACAAGGTCGTAGCGCTTACCCGCTCCGCCGATCGCGCGTCGCAGCTCGAACGGATGGGCGCCGTAGCGGTCGTCGGCGACGTGTACGACCCGGTGCGTCTCGCTGCATTGGTCGTCGAGGCCGAACCGGAGGTCGTCATCCACCAGCTCACCGCGTTTGGAGCCAAGGACGCCGATCCGTTGGCGGAAACTATCCGGGTGCGCACCGAAGGCACGCGCAATCTTGTTTCCGCCGCGCACGCCGCTGGCGCGCGACGATTCATCGCGCAGAGCATTTCGTTCATTTGTTCACCGGGCGGCAGCGGACTTACCGACGAGGATACCCCGCTGTATCTCGATGCACCTCCGGCAATCCGACCCTTGGCTGAGGCCATCGCATCGCTTGAGCGTCAAACGCTCGAAGCGAACGGAATGGCCGCTATTGTCCTCCGCTACGGATGGTTCTACGGCCCCGGAACCAACTACGATCCCGAAGCGGCGATTCCGCGCGCCATTCGCATGGGCAAGATGCCGATAGTTGGCGCGGGCGCCGGAACCTATTCGTTCATCAACCTGCATGACGCCGCCGCAGCAACGGTGAAGGCGCTGACGCATGATGGGCAAGGCATCTACAACATCGTGGATGACTCGCCAGCGCGATTGAGTGAGTGGCTGCCGTTCGCCGCCAAGCTCCTCGACGCGCCCGCGCCCACTCACATGGACGAGGCTCTCGCTCGGCAGAAGCTCGGCGACATGCTGGTGTACATCATGAATGAACAACGCGGCGCATCGAATGCCAAAGCCAAGCGCGAACTCCAGTGGGAGCCGCGTATCCGCTCGTGGCGTGAAGGATTCAGCAGTATCTATGCAGCATCTCGCTGTTAG
- a CDS encoding phosphotransferase, with amino-acid sequence MEDCPHERPPNEGGGDVAIGHRSTLHHGDLVANHAYVENGRLTGIIDWGNAMVTNRRYELGKLYFDTFFATRRCCGCSHRQSCKRRYNSAAGVN; translated from the coding sequence GTGGAAGATTGCCCGCATGAACGTCCACCGAACGAAGGTGGCGGCGACGTCGCGATCGGGCATCGGAGTACGCTACATCACGGCGACTTGGTCGCAAACCACGCGTACGTCGAGAACGGTCGCCTCACTGGGATCATCGACTGGGGAAACGCGATGGTGACCAATCGGCGCTACGAACTTGGCAAGCTCTACTTCGACACGTTCTTTGCGACAAGGCGCTGTTGTGGGTGTTCCCACCGCCAGTCGTGCAAGCGACGCTACAACAGCGCCGCAGGAGTAAACTGA
- a CDS encoding MFS transporter, with product MPDRDVAATFVRWTFMRAIFHRGWWLVTSLYLVVDANLSPFQLVFIGTAQGLTALAFEIPTGVMADTISRKWSIVIAHLVMGTGMLVTGLVTTFPALVATQMLWGLAWTFSSGADVAWLTDELDRPERTAAVLTASARWEQVGAATGLVGFGALAWATNLATSIVVSGLAMLALGLFVVARFTEHHFTPTREHRWRKSVSIFRRGVDLARRDHEILLVFAATILVNGAAEAFGRLFPKRLVELGFPERPAPIVWLTALGLVTLAVGALALRIVEARIDGVGVGRRVYSAACIIGALGLIVLAVAPDDITAMAGVLLVSGISLTVTRCVSVIWVNRRATSDVRATVQSFLAQAEYFGEISLGIALGILAQATSIAVAMMGSCALIACAGALVVRSRAER from the coding sequence ATGCCCGATCGCGACGTCGCCGCCACCTTCGTTCGGTGGACGTTCATGCGGGCAATCTTCCACCGCGGCTGGTGGCTCGTCACCAGTCTCTACCTCGTCGTCGACGCCAACCTATCCCCGTTCCAGCTCGTGTTCATCGGCACCGCGCAGGGCCTCACTGCGCTGGCGTTCGAGATCCCAACCGGGGTCATGGCCGACACGATCAGCCGCAAGTGGTCGATCGTGATCGCGCATCTCGTGATGGGTACCGGCATGCTGGTCACCGGGCTCGTCACGACTTTCCCCGCACTCGTGGCGACGCAGATGTTGTGGGGGCTGGCTTGGACGTTCTCAAGCGGTGCCGACGTCGCGTGGCTTACGGATGAGCTCGACCGACCCGAGCGCACGGCCGCAGTGTTGACGGCGAGTGCTCGCTGGGAGCAGGTTGGAGCGGCCACCGGCCTAGTCGGGTTCGGCGCGCTGGCCTGGGCAACCAACCTCGCCACGTCGATCGTGGTCTCCGGTCTCGCAATGCTAGCGCTGGGGTTGTTCGTCGTGGCGCGGTTCACCGAACACCACTTCACCCCAACCCGCGAACACCGTTGGCGGAAGTCGGTGTCGATCTTCCGCCGTGGGGTCGACCTCGCGCGCCGCGATCACGAGATCCTGCTCGTCTTCGCCGCGACGATCCTCGTGAACGGTGCCGCGGAAGCGTTCGGTCGGTTGTTCCCCAAGCGGCTCGTCGAGCTCGGCTTCCCCGAAAGACCCGCTCCGATCGTGTGGCTCACCGCCCTCGGTCTCGTCACCTTGGCGGTCGGCGCGCTCGCGCTCCGTATCGTCGAGGCGCGCATCGACGGCGTGGGCGTCGGCCGGCGCGTGTATTCGGCGGCGTGCATCATCGGTGCGCTCGGCCTGATCGTGCTCGCCGTGGCGCCCGACGACATCACCGCAATGGCGGGCGTGCTGCTCGTGAGCGGCATCTCGTTGACCGTGACCCGTTGCGTCAGCGTGATCTGGGTCAACCGGCGCGCCACCAGCGACGTGCGCGCGACGGTGCAATCCTTCCTCGCCCAGGCCGAGTACTTCGGCGAGATCTCTCTCGGAATCGCGCTCGGCATCCTCGCCCAGGCGACCAGCATCGCGGTCGCTATGATGGGCTCCTGCGCACTCATTGCGTGCGCCGGCGCGCTGGTCGTTCGATCGCGCGCCGAGCGATGA
- a CDS encoding 4Fe-4S binding protein, which yields MPFTIIAEDCTGCTACEQRCPTKAISGAPRMVYFIEPALCIDCGACGVICPDDAILDTYGNVTHVLKKHERPIAIVHPDNCNGCGVCIDVCPFDCIYPSPNNGPEYLGNVEVNESSCVGCKLCEEVCGWEGIYIMPAGEKGSFLEGLGPEAEEANAG from the coding sequence ATGCCGTTTACGATCATTGCTGAGGACTGCACCGGCTGCACCGCCTGCGAGCAGCGGTGTCCCACGAAGGCCATCAGCGGCGCGCCGCGCATGGTCTATTTCATCGAGCCTGCGCTGTGCATCGATTGCGGCGCGTGCGGCGTCATCTGCCCCGACGACGCGATTCTCGACACCTACGGTAACGTCACCCACGTGCTGAAGAAGCACGAGCGCCCGATTGCCATCGTCCACCCCGACAACTGCAACGGCTGCGGCGTGTGTATCGATGTGTGTCCGTTCGACTGCATCTACCCGTCACCCAACAACGGCCCCGAGTACCTCGGCAACGTCGAGGTGAACGAGAGTAGCTGCGTCGGGTGCAAGCTGTGCGAAGAGGTGTGCGGCTGGGAAGGCATCTACATCATGCCGGCCGGCGAGAAGGGTTCGTTCCTGGAAGGGCTCGGCCCCGAAGCCGAAGAGGCGAACGCGGGCTGA